The genomic segment AGGAGCAGCGCCGAGACCGCCGGCCCCTCGCGCCGTCCGGCCCCCATGAGCTCGCGCCAGAACCCGGGCGGGGCCGGGTGCCGTCCGTGGCCGGCGCGCCGGTAGCGCGCCCCTCCGCGGCCGTAGCCCCACTGCTGGCGCAGGAAGCCGCGGAGCGTGACCGCGGGTGAGTGGACGATGAGGGCCCGCGGCTCGTAGCCGATCGCGATCCCGGCGGCCGCGAGGCGCTCGCACCAGTCGCGATCCTCGCCAGCCGCCGACGGGAAGCTCTCGTCGAACTCGACCCGCTCGAGGACGCGGCGCCGCAGCGCGAGGTTGCACGACGGCGCGAAGCCGACCCGGGCGCCCAGTGAGCGCAGCGTGCCGAGCAGCAGCGAGTTCGTGATCGCCTGTCCGGCGCGGAGCGGAGCCCGAGCTCCCTGCGGGCTCACAGTCCGGCCCGCGACCACCTCGCGGCCCGCGTCGAGCGAGCGCAGCATCCGCTCCGCCCACCTCGGGGCGGGCTCGCAGTCGTCGTCGCAGAACATCACGACCTGGCGCGAGGACGCCCGCGCCCCCGCGTTTCGCGCCGCGGCCGGTCCCGATCCGCCGAGTCTGAGCAACTCCGCGCCGTGGCGCGCCGCGACCGCGCCGACGGCCGCCGCGTCGCTCGAGCCGTCATCGGCGACGACGAGCGCGAGGCGCTCACCGATCCCGTCCGCGCTCGCGCGCAACGCGGCGAGGCAACGCCCCAGAGCCTCGGGCCGGTCGCGCGTCGGGACGACCGCGCACGCGTCAGATGCGAGCGCGGCCAAATCGAGGCGTTTGGGCCGCAGATCCGTCATACGCACCGGGATTCTCGCGACTCCTTCACATGATGAAGACCCTCGGCCCACCCGGCCCGACCGTAGAATCACGACCCGTATGAGGGTCCTGATCACGAACGACGACGGCATCGACGCCGAGGGCATCCAGGCGCTGCGGCTCGCCCTGCGCGAGATCGAGGAGATCGAGACGATCGTCGTCGCGCCGGCCTTCAACCAGTCGGCGACCGGGCGCAGCATCACCACGCGCTCGCCGATGTGGGTCGAGGAGGTCACCTTCGACGACGGCGACGTCGGCTTCTCGGCCGAGGGAACCCCGGTCGACTGCGTCCGCTTCGCCGAGCACGGGCTGATCGGTGAGCGCCCCGACCTGATCGTCTCGGGCATAAACCACGGCGCCAACCTCGGCGACGACGTCACGTATTCGGGGACCGTCGCCGCGGCGCTCGAGGGCATCGTCCTCGGCATTCCCGCGATCGCGCTCTCCCAGCAGTCGGTCGCGGGCAACATGGGGTGGCAGTCACGCCCGAGCCTCGACTTCGGCGTCGCGGCGGGCCTCGCGCACGAGCTCGTCCGCCGCCACCTCACCGACCCGCTGCCGAGCCGCACGCTGCTGAACGTCAACTGCCCCGCCGGCGAGGTCGACGGGATCGAGGTGACGCGCCTCGGCCGCCGGCGCTACAACGACGAGCTCGAGCAGGTCGACTCCGACGGCGACTCGCGCAAGCGCTACCGCCTCTACGGATTCGAGCCGTCGTTCGAGGACGAGCCCGGGACCGACCTCGCCGCGATCGCCCGCGGTCGCGCATCGCTCACCCCGCTGCACTTCGACCTGACCGATGCCGAGAGCCTCGAGGTGCTCGCCGAGTGGGATCACGCCGGCTTCCTCGATCGAGCGATCGGTCGCGCGCCCGACCCGACGTGAGCGAGACCGGGACCGACGAGGACACGCTGGCGCGGGCGGCGGAGCTCCGCGAGCAGCTCGCCGAGGCCAACCGCCAGTACTACGAGCTCGATGACCCGAAGCTCGGCGACGACGAGTACGACGCGCTGCTGAACGAGCTGCGGGCGCTCGAGGCGGCCGAGCCTGAGCTGCGCGACTCCGAATCGCCGACGCAGAAGGTCGGCGGCCGCCCGCTCGGCCGCTTCGAGCAGGTCCGCCACACCGAGCCGATGCTCTCGCTCGCCAACGC from the Thermoleophilia bacterium SCSIO 60948 genome contains:
- the surE gene encoding 5'/3'-nucleotidase SurE, with the translated sequence MRVLITNDDGIDAEGIQALRLALREIEEIETIVVAPAFNQSATGRSITTRSPMWVEEVTFDDGDVGFSAEGTPVDCVRFAEHGLIGERPDLIVSGINHGANLGDDVTYSGTVAAALEGIVLGIPAIALSQQSVAGNMGWQSRPSLDFGVAAGLAHELVRRHLTDPLPSRTLLNVNCPAGEVDGIEVTRLGRRRYNDELEQVDSDGDSRKRYRLYGFEPSFEDEPGTDLAAIARGRASLTPLHFDLTDAESLEVLAEWDHAGFLDRAIGRAPDPT
- a CDS encoding glycosyltransferase, with product MTDLRPKRLDLAALASDACAVVPTRDRPEALGRCLAALRASADGIGERLALVVADDGSSDAAAVGAVAARHGAELLRLGGSGPAAARNAGARASSRQVVMFCDDDCEPAPRWAERMLRSLDAGREVVAGRTVSPQGARAPLRAGQAITNSLLLGTLRSLGARVGFAPSCNLALRRRVLERVEFDESFPSAAGEDRDWCERLAAAGIAIGYEPRALIVHSPAVTLRGFLRQQWGYGRGGARYRRAGHGRHPAPPGFWRELMGAGRREGPAVSALLLAAQLATAGGALAEAIEARNRG